One window of Oncorhynchus masou masou isolate Uvic2021 chromosome 28, UVic_Omas_1.1, whole genome shotgun sequence genomic DNA carries:
- the LOC135517212 gene encoding activated CDC42 kinase 1-like isoform X2 produces the protein MADNYMYQHLSYEIEEEEKEERKERVGENMMTEEGTEWLIDLLTDVQLQQYFLRVRDELNVTRLSHFDYVKNEDLEKIGMGRPGQRRLWEAVKRRRALCKRKSWMSKVFPGKRPDSDSDPQQPRGASPTLMTPGLTPSSDGPSSGAALTCLIREAELQLCERLGDGTFGVVRRGEWTGPTGQVLSVAVKCLKTDSVLDTEGLDDFIREVNAMHSLNHQNLIRLYGVVLTHPMKMVTELAPLGSLLDRLRKRQGHILISSLCGYAVQVACGMAYLEQRRFLHRDLAARNVLLSTNEMVKIGDFGLMRALPSHQDTYVMEESHKVPFAWCAPESLRSRSFSHASDTWMFGVTLWEMFTHGQEPWLGLNGSQILHKVDVEGERLVKPDDCPQDVYNMMLQTWSPQPDDRPTFTALRDFLLETMPTDMKALQDFEEPDKLQITINDIITIIEGRAELYWWRGQNRRTLRVGQFPRHVVTSVSGLSAQDISRPLTHSFIHTGHGDTDPHRSWGHADRIDSLYLGNPMDPPDVMGMDPSTARPTKLPNRTRKQPPPRPPQPAVLIQKPFYDSVLDDDDEYEGASLGLKKLGVAMGLKLRPWEGPGVRSAKSEVSLIDFTDDSFSSATSSPLTETCLPDQDTLKDLPSILDWPLPLPAYDEVATEAEGQLADMEVRSITGFAEGILSPPSADAEGRGLTQSADLFQELQREVMVKLRVPMTAGRSLPSSPLPLSLAPPAPHRQIYLPPPSSSSSYEDRPMLPPRSPIPPLRSSKRISLGERDDTPPQIPPRDHAFSQPSSRAASPLPLVPPLSVSPLSSSPLCLPPPPLSVSPRQRTGLYGVVGPLGSLVSSSPSSSPPSSIYSSRLTAAPPPSASLDPLIDSSQSSERPAYLERYGAAKMATVRPMMKQQPGGGGARPNTSFNNNNHRTQHLTTAPSRQRENSLIQVQGAVHGVTAEECEVALETHSWNIPQAICQLKVEQLFRLGLRSRSECQEVLERCQWNLEQASILLLDSYGKVG, from the exons ATGGCAGATAACTATATGTACCAGCATCTGTCCTACGagatagaagaggaggagaaggaagagaggaaggagagagtgggagaaaatATG atgacggaggaggggacagagtggtTGATAGATCTGTTAACAGACGTTCAGCTGCAGCAGTACTTCCTGCGTGTCCGTGACGAGCTGAACGTGACTCGCCTGTCACACTTCGACTACGTCAAGAATGAAGACCTGGAGAAGATTGGCATGGGGAGGCCAG GACAGAGGAGGCTTTGGGAGGCAGTCAAGAGGAGGAGAGCTCTCTGTAAACGCAAATCCTGGATGAGCAAG GTATTTCCAGGGAAAAGacctgactctgactctgacccACAGCAGCCCCGGGGGGCATCGCCCACCTTGATGACTCCAG GCTTAACCCCGTCCAGCGATGGGCCGTCGTCGGGGGCAGCCCTGACCTGTCTGATCCGGGAGGCAGAGCTTCAGCTGTGTGAACGACTGGGAGACGGAACCTTTGGAGtcgtcaggagaggagagtggaccgGACCGACTGGAcaagtg ctgtcAGTAGCGGTGAAGTGTCTgaagacagacagtgtgttagacacTGAGGGGTTGGATGATTTCATCAGAGAGGTGAACGCCATGCACTCCCTCAACCACCAGAACCTCATACGGCTCTACGGAGTGGTGCTCACTCACCCCATGAAGatg gtgacaGAGCTGGCTCCTCTTGGTTCTTTATTGGATCGTCTGAGGAAGCGACAGGGACacatcctcatctcctctctgtgtggctacgctgtacag gtggcgtGTGGCATGGCATATCTAGAACAGAGGCGGTTCCTTCACAGAGACCTGGCTGCAAGGAACGTTTTGCTGTCGACCAATGAAATGGTGAAGATCGGTGACTTTGGCCTGATGAGGGCGCTGCCGTCACACCAGGATACATATGTGATGGAGGAGAGTCACAAGGTGCCCTTCGCATG gtgtgctCCAGAGTCATTGAGGAGTAGAAGTTTCTCTCATGCTTCAGACACCTGGATGTTTGGAGTCACTCTGTGGGAGATGTTTACACACGGACAGGAGCCATGGCTAGGACTCAATGGCAGCCAG atTCTCCATAAGGTGGATGTGGAGGGGGAAAGGCTGGTGAAGCCAGATGACTGTCCCCAGGATgtttacaacatgatgctgcagaCCTGGAGCCCTCAGCCTGATGACAGACCAACATTCACCGCCCTCAGAGACTTTCTATTGGAG accatGCCTACAGACATGAAAGCGCTGCAGGACTTTGAGGAACCGGACAAACTCCAGATCACCATTAatgacatcatcaccatcatcgaGGGCAG aGCAGAGCTCTATTGGTGGAGAGGTCAGAACAGAAGGACGTTGCGTGTGGGACAGTTTCCTCGCCACGTGGTTACGTCGGTCAGCGGCCTGTCGGCCCAAGACATCAGCAGACCCCTCACACACTCCTTCATTCACACTGGACATGGAGACACTGACCCACACAGGAGCTGGGGGCACGCTGACCGCATagacag CTTGTACTTGGGAAACCCCATGGACCCCCCTGATGTTATGGGAATGGATCCTTCCACTGCCCGGCCCACCAAACTACCCAACCGCACCAGGA AGCagcctcctcctcgtcctccccaGCCTGCTGTCTTGATCCAGA agccgtTCTATGACTCTGtgttagatgatgatgatgaatatgaaggtGCTTCGTTGGGGCTGAAAAAACTGGGTGTGGCTATGGGCCTTAAACTCCGCCCGTGGGAGGGGCCAGGTGTAAGGTCGGCCAAAAGCGAGGTCTCGCTCATCGACTTCACCGATGACAGCTTTAGCTCGGCCACGTCCTCTCCTCTCACTGAGACATGCCTACCTGACCAGGACACACTCaag gaccTTCCTTCCATCCTAGACTGGCCCCTCCCTCTTCCTGCCTATGACGAGGTTGCCACGGAAGCTGAGGGCCAATTGGCAGACATGGAGGTTCGATCTATCACTGGATTCGCTGAGGGGATTTTATCTCCGCCCAGCGCCGATGCAGAGGGGAGGGGCTTAACACAGTCAGCTGATCTGTTCCAGGAGCTGCAGAGAGAG GTGATGGTGAAACTGCGTGTTCCCATGACAGCCGGccgttccctcccctcctcccctctccccctctccctggccCCCCCGGCCCCTCACAGACAGATCtaccttcctcccccctcctcctcttcttcctatGAGGACAGACCCATGCTACCTCCACGCTCCCCCATCCCACCCCTCCGCTCCTCCAAACGCATTTCCCTAGGTGAGAGGGATGACACGCCCCCTCAGATCCCTCCCAGAGACCATGCCTTCTCTCAACCCTCCTCACGCGCCGCCTCCCCCCTTCCTTTagttcctcccctctctgtctcccctctctcctcctcccccctttgtctcccaccccctcccctctccgtctcccctcGTCAGAGGACAGGGCTGTATGGTGTTGTAGGTCCTCTTGGctctctagtctcctcctccccctcttcctctcctccctcctccatctattCCTCCAGGCTCACTGCTGCCCCTCCTCCCAGCGCTTCATTGGATCCCCTTATTGACAGCTCTCAAAGTTCTGAACGCCCCGCGTACCTGGAGAGATATGGAGCTGCCAAAATGGCCACTGTCCGACCCATGATGAAACAGCAACCAGGTGGGGGTGGGGCAAGGCCTAACACCTCTTTCAACAACAACAATCACAGGACTCAACATTTAACTACAGCTCCCAGCAGGCAACGGGAGAACAGCCTCATTCAG gtgcaggGGGCAGTGCATGGTGTGACAGCAGAGGAGTGTGAAGTGGCTCTGGAGACTCACAGCTGGAACATCCCTCAGGCAATATGCCAACTAAAG gTTGAACAGTTGTTTCGCCTGGGTCTGCGTTCTAGATCAGAGTGCCAGGAGGTTCTAGAGCGTTGCCAGTGGAACCTAGAACAGGCAAGCATCCTGCTTCTGGACTCTTATGGGAAAGTAGGCTGA
- the LOC135516948 gene encoding pinopsin-like: MIVSNVSLSCGVSCPWGVSDGKTVVTHGGGSGSLSPTGHLVVAVCLGFIGTFGFLNNLLVLTLFCRYHTLRSPINVLLLSVCVSDLLVCVLGTPFSFAAATQGRWLIGRAGCVWYGFINSCLGIVSLISLAVLSYERCCTMLCRMQADGTDFGTAVAGVCFSWVYALAWTLPPLLGWSSYGPEGPGTTCSVDWRTQTPNNISYIVCLFTFCLLLPFSVIMYSYGKLLSAIKQVSNVSTAVTRRREQRVLVMVVTMVTCYLLCWLPYGVAALLSTFGPRNLLTPEVTIVPSLLAKTSTVINPVIYIYMNRQFYRCFKALLRCSTPDRSSSLKASSPATKTLGTVRNGNGHGVPVVLASVGPPTPTDSANSSLVVADNLPPSPPKIPPPVQTTPPLQITPPVQTTPTATPKPRLTLVAHYNG; the protein is encoded by the exons ATGATAGTGTCTAACGTTAGTCTGAGCTGCGGCGTGAGCTGCCCATGGGGAGTCAGTGACGGTAAAACGGTGGTCACGCACGGAGGAGGCTCAGGTTCTCTGAGTCCTACGGGACATCTCGTGGTGGCAGTGTGTCTGGGGTTCATAGGTACATTCGGTTTCCTCAACAACCTCCTGGTGTTAACGTTATTCTGCCGGTACCATACGCTGCGCTCGCCCATCAACGTCCtgctgttgagtgtgtgtgtttcggaCCTGCTGGTCTGCGTGCTCGGGACACCGTTCAGCTTCGCTGCTGCCACGCAGGGCAGGTGGCTGATCGGTAGGGCGGGATGCGTCTGGTATGGCTTCATCAACTCCTGTTTGG GTATCGTGTCTCTGATCTCCCTGGCAGTGCTGTCCTATGAGCGTTGCTGTACCATGCTGTGTCGGATGCAGGCGGATGGTACTGACTTCGGTACAGCGGTGGCCGGAGTGTGTTTCTCCTGGGTCTACGCCCTGGCCTGGACACTGCCCCCGCTGCTGGGCTGGAGCAGCTATGGCCCCGAGGGACCAG GAACCACCTGTTCAGTGGACTGGAGGACCCAGACACCCAACAACATCTCCTACATCGTCTGTCTGTTCACCTTCTGTCTGTTACTGCCTTTCTCTGTCATAATGTACAGCTACGGCAAGCTGCTCAGCGCTATCAAACAG GTGAGCAATGTGAGCACGGCGGTAACCCGTCGTCGTGAGCAACGTGTGCTGGTGATGGTGGTAACCATGGTAACGTGTTACCTGTTGTGTTGGCTGCCGTACGGTGTAGCGGCCCTGCTGTCGACCTTTGGCCCTCGCAACCTTTTGACCCCTGAGGTCACCATAGTCCCCTCTCTGCTGGCCAAGACATCTACAGTCATCAACCCTGTTATATACATCTATATgaacagacag ttctacAGGTGTTTCAAGGCTTTGCTAAGATGTTCTACTCCTGACCGAAGCTCCAGTTTGAAGGCGTCGTCACCGGCGACCAAAACTCTCGGGACCGTTCGTAATGGAAACGGACACGGCGTGCCAGTTGTTTTGGCGTCAGTTGGCCCTCCCACTCCGACTGACTCTGCCAACAGTTCCTTAGTGGTAGCGGATAACCTGCCACCGTCACCTCCCAAAATCCCTCCCCCGGTCCAAACCACGCCCCCTCTCCAAATCACTCCCCCTGTCCAAACCACGCCCACTGCCACTCCCAAACCAAGACTGACCCTCGTAGCTCACTAcaatggatag
- the LOC135517212 gene encoding activated CDC42 kinase 1-like isoform X1, protein MADNYMYQHLSYEIEEEEKEERKERVGENMMTEEGTEWLIDLLTDVQLQQYFLRVRDELNVTRLSHFDYVKNEDLEKIGMGRPGQRRLWEAVKRRRALCKRKSWMSKVQHTVFPGKRPDSDSDPQQPRGASPTLMTPGLTPSSDGPSSGAALTCLIREAELQLCERLGDGTFGVVRRGEWTGPTGQVLSVAVKCLKTDSVLDTEGLDDFIREVNAMHSLNHQNLIRLYGVVLTHPMKMVTELAPLGSLLDRLRKRQGHILISSLCGYAVQVACGMAYLEQRRFLHRDLAARNVLLSTNEMVKIGDFGLMRALPSHQDTYVMEESHKVPFAWCAPESLRSRSFSHASDTWMFGVTLWEMFTHGQEPWLGLNGSQILHKVDVEGERLVKPDDCPQDVYNMMLQTWSPQPDDRPTFTALRDFLLETMPTDMKALQDFEEPDKLQITINDIITIIEGRAELYWWRGQNRRTLRVGQFPRHVVTSVSGLSAQDISRPLTHSFIHTGHGDTDPHRSWGHADRIDSLYLGNPMDPPDVMGMDPSTARPTKLPNRTRKQPPPRPPQPAVLIQKPFYDSVLDDDDEYEGASLGLKKLGVAMGLKLRPWEGPGVRSAKSEVSLIDFTDDSFSSATSSPLTETCLPDQDTLKDLPSILDWPLPLPAYDEVATEAEGQLADMEVRSITGFAEGILSPPSADAEGRGLTQSADLFQELQREVMVKLRVPMTAGRSLPSSPLPLSLAPPAPHRQIYLPPPSSSSSYEDRPMLPPRSPIPPLRSSKRISLGERDDTPPQIPPRDHAFSQPSSRAASPLPLVPPLSVSPLSSSPLCLPPPPLSVSPRQRTGLYGVVGPLGSLVSSSPSSSPPSSIYSSRLTAAPPPSASLDPLIDSSQSSERPAYLERYGAAKMATVRPMMKQQPGGGGARPNTSFNNNNHRTQHLTTAPSRQRENSLIQVQGAVHGVTAEECEVALETHSWNIPQAICQLKVEQLFRLGLRSRSECQEVLERCQWNLEQASILLLDSYGKVG, encoded by the exons ATGGCAGATAACTATATGTACCAGCATCTGTCCTACGagatagaagaggaggagaaggaagagaggaaggagagagtgggagaaaatATG atgacggaggaggggacagagtggtTGATAGATCTGTTAACAGACGTTCAGCTGCAGCAGTACTTCCTGCGTGTCCGTGACGAGCTGAACGTGACTCGCCTGTCACACTTCGACTACGTCAAGAATGAAGACCTGGAGAAGATTGGCATGGGGAGGCCAG GACAGAGGAGGCTTTGGGAGGCAGTCAAGAGGAGGAGAGCTCTCTGTAAACGCAAATCCTGGATGAGCAAGGTACAGCACACA GTATTTCCAGGGAAAAGacctgactctgactctgacccACAGCAGCCCCGGGGGGCATCGCCCACCTTGATGACTCCAG GCTTAACCCCGTCCAGCGATGGGCCGTCGTCGGGGGCAGCCCTGACCTGTCTGATCCGGGAGGCAGAGCTTCAGCTGTGTGAACGACTGGGAGACGGAACCTTTGGAGtcgtcaggagaggagagtggaccgGACCGACTGGAcaagtg ctgtcAGTAGCGGTGAAGTGTCTgaagacagacagtgtgttagacacTGAGGGGTTGGATGATTTCATCAGAGAGGTGAACGCCATGCACTCCCTCAACCACCAGAACCTCATACGGCTCTACGGAGTGGTGCTCACTCACCCCATGAAGatg gtgacaGAGCTGGCTCCTCTTGGTTCTTTATTGGATCGTCTGAGGAAGCGACAGGGACacatcctcatctcctctctgtgtggctacgctgtacag gtggcgtGTGGCATGGCATATCTAGAACAGAGGCGGTTCCTTCACAGAGACCTGGCTGCAAGGAACGTTTTGCTGTCGACCAATGAAATGGTGAAGATCGGTGACTTTGGCCTGATGAGGGCGCTGCCGTCACACCAGGATACATATGTGATGGAGGAGAGTCACAAGGTGCCCTTCGCATG gtgtgctCCAGAGTCATTGAGGAGTAGAAGTTTCTCTCATGCTTCAGACACCTGGATGTTTGGAGTCACTCTGTGGGAGATGTTTACACACGGACAGGAGCCATGGCTAGGACTCAATGGCAGCCAG atTCTCCATAAGGTGGATGTGGAGGGGGAAAGGCTGGTGAAGCCAGATGACTGTCCCCAGGATgtttacaacatgatgctgcagaCCTGGAGCCCTCAGCCTGATGACAGACCAACATTCACCGCCCTCAGAGACTTTCTATTGGAG accatGCCTACAGACATGAAAGCGCTGCAGGACTTTGAGGAACCGGACAAACTCCAGATCACCATTAatgacatcatcaccatcatcgaGGGCAG aGCAGAGCTCTATTGGTGGAGAGGTCAGAACAGAAGGACGTTGCGTGTGGGACAGTTTCCTCGCCACGTGGTTACGTCGGTCAGCGGCCTGTCGGCCCAAGACATCAGCAGACCCCTCACACACTCCTTCATTCACACTGGACATGGAGACACTGACCCACACAGGAGCTGGGGGCACGCTGACCGCATagacag CTTGTACTTGGGAAACCCCATGGACCCCCCTGATGTTATGGGAATGGATCCTTCCACTGCCCGGCCCACCAAACTACCCAACCGCACCAGGA AGCagcctcctcctcgtcctccccaGCCTGCTGTCTTGATCCAGA agccgtTCTATGACTCTGtgttagatgatgatgatgaatatgaaggtGCTTCGTTGGGGCTGAAAAAACTGGGTGTGGCTATGGGCCTTAAACTCCGCCCGTGGGAGGGGCCAGGTGTAAGGTCGGCCAAAAGCGAGGTCTCGCTCATCGACTTCACCGATGACAGCTTTAGCTCGGCCACGTCCTCTCCTCTCACTGAGACATGCCTACCTGACCAGGACACACTCaag gaccTTCCTTCCATCCTAGACTGGCCCCTCCCTCTTCCTGCCTATGACGAGGTTGCCACGGAAGCTGAGGGCCAATTGGCAGACATGGAGGTTCGATCTATCACTGGATTCGCTGAGGGGATTTTATCTCCGCCCAGCGCCGATGCAGAGGGGAGGGGCTTAACACAGTCAGCTGATCTGTTCCAGGAGCTGCAGAGAGAG GTGATGGTGAAACTGCGTGTTCCCATGACAGCCGGccgttccctcccctcctcccctctccccctctccctggccCCCCCGGCCCCTCACAGACAGATCtaccttcctcccccctcctcctcttcttcctatGAGGACAGACCCATGCTACCTCCACGCTCCCCCATCCCACCCCTCCGCTCCTCCAAACGCATTTCCCTAGGTGAGAGGGATGACACGCCCCCTCAGATCCCTCCCAGAGACCATGCCTTCTCTCAACCCTCCTCACGCGCCGCCTCCCCCCTTCCTTTagttcctcccctctctgtctcccctctctcctcctcccccctttgtctcccaccccctcccctctccgtctcccctcGTCAGAGGACAGGGCTGTATGGTGTTGTAGGTCCTCTTGGctctctagtctcctcctccccctcttcctctcctccctcctccatctattCCTCCAGGCTCACTGCTGCCCCTCCTCCCAGCGCTTCATTGGATCCCCTTATTGACAGCTCTCAAAGTTCTGAACGCCCCGCGTACCTGGAGAGATATGGAGCTGCCAAAATGGCCACTGTCCGACCCATGATGAAACAGCAACCAGGTGGGGGTGGGGCAAGGCCTAACACCTCTTTCAACAACAACAATCACAGGACTCAACATTTAACTACAGCTCCCAGCAGGCAACGGGAGAACAGCCTCATTCAG gtgcaggGGGCAGTGCATGGTGTGACAGCAGAGGAGTGTGAAGTGGCTCTGGAGACTCACAGCTGGAACATCCCTCAGGCAATATGCCAACTAAAG gTTGAACAGTTGTTTCGCCTGGGTCTGCGTTCTAGATCAGAGTGCCAGGAGGTTCTAGAGCGTTGCCAGTGGAACCTAGAACAGGCAAGCATCCTGCTTCTGGACTCTTATGGGAAAGTAGGCTGA
- the LOC135517212 gene encoding activated CDC42 kinase 1-like isoform X3, with protein MTEEGTEWLIDLLTDVQLQQYFLRVRDELNVTRLSHFDYVKNEDLEKIGMGRPGQRRLWEAVKRRRALCKRKSWMSKVQHTVFPGKRPDSDSDPQQPRGASPTLMTPGLTPSSDGPSSGAALTCLIREAELQLCERLGDGTFGVVRRGEWTGPTGQVLSVAVKCLKTDSVLDTEGLDDFIREVNAMHSLNHQNLIRLYGVVLTHPMKMVTELAPLGSLLDRLRKRQGHILISSLCGYAVQVACGMAYLEQRRFLHRDLAARNVLLSTNEMVKIGDFGLMRALPSHQDTYVMEESHKVPFAWCAPESLRSRSFSHASDTWMFGVTLWEMFTHGQEPWLGLNGSQILHKVDVEGERLVKPDDCPQDVYNMMLQTWSPQPDDRPTFTALRDFLLETMPTDMKALQDFEEPDKLQITINDIITIIEGRAELYWWRGQNRRTLRVGQFPRHVVTSVSGLSAQDISRPLTHSFIHTGHGDTDPHRSWGHADRIDSLYLGNPMDPPDVMGMDPSTARPTKLPNRTRKQPPPRPPQPAVLIQKPFYDSVLDDDDEYEGASLGLKKLGVAMGLKLRPWEGPGVRSAKSEVSLIDFTDDSFSSATSSPLTETCLPDQDTLKDLPSILDWPLPLPAYDEVATEAEGQLADMEVRSITGFAEGILSPPSADAEGRGLTQSADLFQELQREVMVKLRVPMTAGRSLPSSPLPLSLAPPAPHRQIYLPPPSSSSSYEDRPMLPPRSPIPPLRSSKRISLGERDDTPPQIPPRDHAFSQPSSRAASPLPLVPPLSVSPLSSSPLCLPPPPLSVSPRQRTGLYGVVGPLGSLVSSSPSSSPPSSIYSSRLTAAPPPSASLDPLIDSSQSSERPAYLERYGAAKMATVRPMMKQQPGGGGARPNTSFNNNNHRTQHLTTAPSRQRENSLIQVQGAVHGVTAEECEVALETHSWNIPQAICQLKVEQLFRLGLRSRSECQEVLERCQWNLEQASILLLDSYGKVG; from the exons atgacggaggaggggacagagtggtTGATAGATCTGTTAACAGACGTTCAGCTGCAGCAGTACTTCCTGCGTGTCCGTGACGAGCTGAACGTGACTCGCCTGTCACACTTCGACTACGTCAAGAATGAAGACCTGGAGAAGATTGGCATGGGGAGGCCAG GACAGAGGAGGCTTTGGGAGGCAGTCAAGAGGAGGAGAGCTCTCTGTAAACGCAAATCCTGGATGAGCAAGGTACAGCACACA GTATTTCCAGGGAAAAGacctgactctgactctgacccACAGCAGCCCCGGGGGGCATCGCCCACCTTGATGACTCCAG GCTTAACCCCGTCCAGCGATGGGCCGTCGTCGGGGGCAGCCCTGACCTGTCTGATCCGGGAGGCAGAGCTTCAGCTGTGTGAACGACTGGGAGACGGAACCTTTGGAGtcgtcaggagaggagagtggaccgGACCGACTGGAcaagtg ctgtcAGTAGCGGTGAAGTGTCTgaagacagacagtgtgttagacacTGAGGGGTTGGATGATTTCATCAGAGAGGTGAACGCCATGCACTCCCTCAACCACCAGAACCTCATACGGCTCTACGGAGTGGTGCTCACTCACCCCATGAAGatg gtgacaGAGCTGGCTCCTCTTGGTTCTTTATTGGATCGTCTGAGGAAGCGACAGGGACacatcctcatctcctctctgtgtggctacgctgtacag gtggcgtGTGGCATGGCATATCTAGAACAGAGGCGGTTCCTTCACAGAGACCTGGCTGCAAGGAACGTTTTGCTGTCGACCAATGAAATGGTGAAGATCGGTGACTTTGGCCTGATGAGGGCGCTGCCGTCACACCAGGATACATATGTGATGGAGGAGAGTCACAAGGTGCCCTTCGCATG gtgtgctCCAGAGTCATTGAGGAGTAGAAGTTTCTCTCATGCTTCAGACACCTGGATGTTTGGAGTCACTCTGTGGGAGATGTTTACACACGGACAGGAGCCATGGCTAGGACTCAATGGCAGCCAG atTCTCCATAAGGTGGATGTGGAGGGGGAAAGGCTGGTGAAGCCAGATGACTGTCCCCAGGATgtttacaacatgatgctgcagaCCTGGAGCCCTCAGCCTGATGACAGACCAACATTCACCGCCCTCAGAGACTTTCTATTGGAG accatGCCTACAGACATGAAAGCGCTGCAGGACTTTGAGGAACCGGACAAACTCCAGATCACCATTAatgacatcatcaccatcatcgaGGGCAG aGCAGAGCTCTATTGGTGGAGAGGTCAGAACAGAAGGACGTTGCGTGTGGGACAGTTTCCTCGCCACGTGGTTACGTCGGTCAGCGGCCTGTCGGCCCAAGACATCAGCAGACCCCTCACACACTCCTTCATTCACACTGGACATGGAGACACTGACCCACACAGGAGCTGGGGGCACGCTGACCGCATagacag CTTGTACTTGGGAAACCCCATGGACCCCCCTGATGTTATGGGAATGGATCCTTCCACTGCCCGGCCCACCAAACTACCCAACCGCACCAGGA AGCagcctcctcctcgtcctccccaGCCTGCTGTCTTGATCCAGA agccgtTCTATGACTCTGtgttagatgatgatgatgaatatgaaggtGCTTCGTTGGGGCTGAAAAAACTGGGTGTGGCTATGGGCCTTAAACTCCGCCCGTGGGAGGGGCCAGGTGTAAGGTCGGCCAAAAGCGAGGTCTCGCTCATCGACTTCACCGATGACAGCTTTAGCTCGGCCACGTCCTCTCCTCTCACTGAGACATGCCTACCTGACCAGGACACACTCaag gaccTTCCTTCCATCCTAGACTGGCCCCTCCCTCTTCCTGCCTATGACGAGGTTGCCACGGAAGCTGAGGGCCAATTGGCAGACATGGAGGTTCGATCTATCACTGGATTCGCTGAGGGGATTTTATCTCCGCCCAGCGCCGATGCAGAGGGGAGGGGCTTAACACAGTCAGCTGATCTGTTCCAGGAGCTGCAGAGAGAG GTGATGGTGAAACTGCGTGTTCCCATGACAGCCGGccgttccctcccctcctcccctctccccctctccctggccCCCCCGGCCCCTCACAGACAGATCtaccttcctcccccctcctcctcttcttcctatGAGGACAGACCCATGCTACCTCCACGCTCCCCCATCCCACCCCTCCGCTCCTCCAAACGCATTTCCCTAGGTGAGAGGGATGACACGCCCCCTCAGATCCCTCCCAGAGACCATGCCTTCTCTCAACCCTCCTCACGCGCCGCCTCCCCCCTTCCTTTagttcctcccctctctgtctcccctctctcctcctcccccctttgtctcccaccccctcccctctccgtctcccctcGTCAGAGGACAGGGCTGTATGGTGTTGTAGGTCCTCTTGGctctctagtctcctcctccccctcttcctctcctccctcctccatctattCCTCCAGGCTCACTGCTGCCCCTCCTCCCAGCGCTTCATTGGATCCCCTTATTGACAGCTCTCAAAGTTCTGAACGCCCCGCGTACCTGGAGAGATATGGAGCTGCCAAAATGGCCACTGTCCGACCCATGATGAAACAGCAACCAGGTGGGGGTGGGGCAAGGCCTAACACCTCTTTCAACAACAACAATCACAGGACTCAACATTTAACTACAGCTCCCAGCAGGCAACGGGAGAACAGCCTCATTCAG gtgcaggGGGCAGTGCATGGTGTGACAGCAGAGGAGTGTGAAGTGGCTCTGGAGACTCACAGCTGGAACATCCCTCAGGCAATATGCCAACTAAAG gTTGAACAGTTGTTTCGCCTGGGTCTGCGTTCTAGATCAGAGTGCCAGGAGGTTCTAGAGCGTTGCCAGTGGAACCTAGAACAGGCAAGCATCCTGCTTCTGGACTCTTATGGGAAAGTAGGCTGA